Proteins from a single region of Bdellovibrio bacteriovorus HD100:
- the tig gene encoding trigger factor produces MKSNVEKVSNLSRKLNIEVPAAAVQTAFQKIFNGIQKEVTIKGFRKGKAPLATVKSLYGDRVKQDVVQDLIQKHYAEALNEHKLEPISYPEFEFADPTENKDFSFSAAFDVRPEITLKKYEGLEVEKEKAEFDPKKIDQVLENIRASRATFEVVAEDRAVKMGDIAVINFEGFMGGAPLENGSGTDHHLELGAKQFIEGFEDGIVGMKKGETKTLSLKFPDPYHSAELAGKPVEFKVTLNQIKAKVLPELTNEFLATLGGPSDLETLKKSIQEDLEQTETKRIEDAFKNRLLKTLVKENPVEVPPSLMKEQKASLVEDFKKRMSEQGMGPDDFASYVEKWDGDFEKTAAEMIQSSFLVDAIAKKHDLFCKKEDLDAKFAEYAQQTGIEESRIKEFYGRPEQASRLTYMLTEEKVIAFLNKSVKVKEVPAGSLKEENH; encoded by the coding sequence ATGAAATCGAATGTAGAAAAGGTCTCTAACCTTTCCAGAAAATTGAACATCGAAGTTCCTGCAGCGGCTGTTCAAACGGCTTTCCAAAAAATCTTCAATGGCATCCAAAAAGAAGTGACCATCAAAGGCTTCCGTAAAGGGAAAGCTCCTTTGGCGACAGTAAAAAGCCTTTACGGTGACCGTGTAAAACAAGACGTGGTTCAGGATCTGATCCAGAAGCACTACGCTGAAGCACTGAACGAGCACAAACTTGAGCCGATCAGCTATCCAGAATTCGAATTCGCTGATCCAACAGAGAACAAAGACTTCTCTTTCTCTGCAGCATTCGATGTTCGTCCAGAGATCACTCTGAAAAAATACGAAGGCCTGGAAGTTGAAAAAGAAAAAGCTGAATTCGACCCTAAGAAGATCGACCAGGTTCTTGAAAACATCCGCGCTTCCCGCGCAACTTTCGAAGTTGTTGCTGAAGACCGCGCTGTAAAAATGGGCGATATCGCTGTTATCAACTTTGAAGGCTTCATGGGCGGCGCGCCTCTTGAAAACGGTTCCGGCACAGATCACCACCTTGAACTGGGCGCGAAACAATTCATCGAAGGTTTCGAAGACGGTATCGTAGGAATGAAAAAAGGCGAGACTAAAACTCTTTCTTTGAAATTCCCGGATCCATACCACTCTGCAGAGCTTGCTGGTAAACCAGTAGAGTTCAAAGTGACTCTGAACCAGATCAAAGCCAAAGTTTTGCCTGAATTGACAAACGAATTCCTGGCGACTCTGGGCGGTCCTTCTGATCTTGAGACTTTGAAAAAATCCATCCAGGAAGACCTTGAGCAAACTGAAACCAAACGCATCGAAGACGCTTTCAAAAACCGTCTTTTGAAAACTTTGGTTAAAGAAAACCCGGTTGAAGTTCCTCCATCTTTGATGAAAGAACAAAAAGCGTCTTTGGTTGAAGACTTCAAAAAACGCATGTCTGAACAAGGCATGGGTCCAGATGACTTCGCGTCTTACGTTGAAAAATGGGATGGCGACTTCGAAAAGACGGCTGCTGAAATGATTCAGTCTTCTTTCCTGGTTGATGCTATTGCCAAAAAACATGACTTGTTCTGCAAAAAAGAAGACCTGGATGCGAAATTTGCTGAGTACGCTCAACAAACTGGCATCGAAGAATCCCGCATCAAGGAATTCTACGGTCGTCCAGAGCAGGCTTCCCGCCTGACTTACATGCTGACTGAAGAGAAAGTGATCGCTTTCCTGAACAAGTCCGTGAAAGTAAAAGAAGTTCCAGCGGGTTCTTTGAAAGAAGAAAACCACTAG
- a CDS encoding M23 family metallopeptidase, whose translation MSAFLLAFTSYQSAQAGASTFTAKPVRLGDNLISILRQHGFSQSERETVVGSNSKLRNLFLTLDTRYLVRQLKGETELRMFDSQTSDAFRIIKKAGKVQAFAYDPQYKISHTRVEGKVYGSLLGSILAKINSNWVATRFMDAYAFDIAPRAVSRGADFWLVVERKFEQGQFVKYGEVLQTSLDISGRPVQKKFVRNNKGGGVFFAAGDLLENKPFYAPVDYLKIASRFKPNRVHPITKRLQPHLGIDFELPVGEPVYAPRKGTVVRYGRNHAAGNYIILLHSNGMETAYNHLHRIDKRIRQGLRVSAGERIGEVGCTGYCTRPHLHFAVKKKGRMVDPIKYIKSYPSHMEAMLEARVAAN comes from the coding sequence GTGAGTGCATTTCTTCTGGCATTCACATCCTATCAATCGGCCCAGGCCGGAGCCAGCACATTTACCGCAAAACCAGTTCGCCTTGGCGACAATCTGATTTCAATTCTGCGCCAGCATGGCTTTTCTCAGAGTGAACGTGAAACAGTTGTAGGCTCAAACAGCAAGCTTCGCAACCTCTTCCTCACTCTCGACACACGCTATCTGGTTCGCCAATTGAAGGGTGAAACTGAGCTTCGCATGTTTGACTCACAAACCTCGGACGCCTTCCGCATCATCAAAAAAGCCGGCAAGGTGCAGGCGTTTGCTTATGATCCGCAATACAAAATCAGCCACACCCGCGTGGAAGGCAAAGTGTATGGATCCCTGCTGGGTAGCATTCTGGCTAAAATCAACAGCAACTGGGTGGCGACTCGTTTTATGGATGCCTATGCCTTTGATATCGCTCCCCGCGCGGTCAGCCGTGGCGCTGATTTCTGGCTGGTGGTGGAAAGAAAGTTCGAACAAGGTCAGTTCGTAAAATACGGAGAGGTTCTGCAGACTTCACTGGATATCAGCGGCAGACCAGTTCAGAAGAAGTTTGTCCGTAACAACAAAGGCGGAGGTGTGTTCTTTGCCGCCGGCGACCTGCTTGAAAACAAACCGTTCTATGCGCCCGTGGACTATCTGAAAATCGCCAGCCGTTTTAAACCCAACCGCGTTCACCCGATCACCAAACGCCTGCAACCGCACCTGGGGATCGACTTTGAGCTTCCGGTGGGTGAGCCGGTTTATGCTCCCCGCAAGGGCACGGTGGTTCGCTATGGGCGCAATCACGCGGCTGGAAATTACATCATCCTGCTGCACTCCAATGGGATGGAGACTGCTTACAATCACCTTCATCGCATTGATAAAAGAATCCGCCAGGGCTTGAGAGTTTCTGCCGGGGAAAGAATCGGTGAAGTGGGTTGCACAGGTTACTGCACCCGACCGCATCTGCATTTCGCGGTAAAGAAAAAGGGCCGAATGGTCGACCCTATCAAGTACATCAAATCTTATCCATCACACATGGAAGCGATGCTGGAAGCGCGCGTAGCTGCAAACTAG
- a CDS encoding tetratricopeptide repeat-containing diguanylate cyclase translates to MHVLAAGCIILGLLFSSSVFATSTTSLIDEAKSLAGTDPRKALHLLSLIENSAAKNEPLLLAEKDLLKCEILVDNDDPKEALKSTSPYLGHASLPPDVLMNLELCHFSALEASGQATKAMEGLTYLLEKSRQLHLPAQQGKAHLNMGQLLSYQNQFSESLKHLLQAKEIFKKLQDSNEERITLNSIAVLYGRMGEHERALEYFGEVLQKNRDLKKTRNVAVVLYNMGRRYEDLNQFEKSREHFAESLKIHRELGNTKSIAVVERALGGLYNSMNQPLKALEHLKTAVTTLEGMNLPKSLGQLYFELGRTYAKLGDNKQALLNLKKAHGLNSNPNSVQLAADIFSEESRIYQGSGQWKQAYTALEGFKKYSDQMHLIRADEQLRQLNFKFDLSKKEEANRILKAQNQSQERQLKDAHRIQRLQLMSLSLVVLLLSVTAIFTIRQVRTARRMRELAMTDELTRIPNRRHVLEYAQQSISTCQRQGKSMSVVIFDIDHFKRINDTFGHAVGDEVIKRVAEIGKMALRKGDMIGRIGGEEFLLILPFTEPLPAKEVAERLRREISLYDFTDLAPNLTVTVSAGVSCYTATDKQGHIDSLIQQADEALYSVKQNGRNGVSLRLVS, encoded by the coding sequence ATGCACGTACTGGCAGCTGGCTGTATCATTCTGGGACTGCTCTTCAGTTCCTCCGTTTTTGCAACTTCGACGACATCTTTGATCGACGAAGCCAAATCCCTTGCGGGGACTGATCCTCGCAAAGCCCTGCATTTGCTTTCACTGATTGAAAACTCGGCTGCGAAAAACGAACCCCTGCTGCTGGCCGAAAAGGATCTGCTGAAATGCGAGATCCTGGTCGACAATGACGATCCCAAAGAAGCATTAAAATCCACCAGCCCTTATCTGGGTCACGCTTCTTTGCCACCTGATGTGCTGATGAATCTGGAGCTTTGTCATTTTTCGGCGCTGGAGGCCTCGGGCCAGGCGACCAAGGCGATGGAAGGCCTGACCTATCTGCTGGAAAAAAGCCGCCAGCTGCACCTGCCCGCCCAACAAGGCAAGGCACACCTGAACATGGGTCAGCTGCTGTCTTATCAGAATCAGTTTTCGGAAAGCCTGAAGCATCTGTTGCAGGCCAAAGAGATCTTCAAAAAGCTGCAGGACTCAAACGAAGAGCGTATCACTTTGAACTCGATCGCCGTGCTTTACGGGCGCATGGGGGAACACGAGCGCGCTCTGGAATACTTTGGCGAAGTTCTGCAGAAAAACCGCGACCTGAAGAAAACCCGCAACGTCGCCGTCGTTCTTTACAACATGGGCCGCCGCTATGAAGACCTGAACCAGTTTGAAAAATCACGCGAGCATTTCGCAGAATCCCTGAAGATTCACCGCGAACTTGGCAACACCAAGTCCATCGCCGTTGTCGAGCGCGCTCTGGGAGGCCTTTACAACAGCATGAACCAGCCGCTGAAGGCGCTGGAGCATCTGAAGACTGCCGTGACCACTTTGGAAGGCATGAACCTGCCTAAATCTCTGGGGCAGTTGTATTTTGAGCTGGGTCGAACCTACGCTAAGCTGGGCGACAACAAGCAGGCTTTGTTGAATTTAAAAAAAGCCCATGGCCTGAACAGCAATCCAAACTCAGTGCAGTTGGCGGCGGATATTTTCTCGGAAGAAAGCCGCATCTATCAAGGCTCGGGTCAGTGGAAGCAGGCCTATACGGCCTTAGAAGGTTTTAAGAAGTATTCAGACCAGATGCACCTGATTCGCGCCGATGAACAATTGCGCCAGTTGAATTTCAAGTTTGATCTGAGCAAAAAAGAAGAGGCCAACAGGATTTTGAAGGCCCAAAACCAGTCCCAGGAAAGACAGCTGAAGGATGCTCATCGCATCCAACGTCTGCAACTGATGTCTCTTAGTCTGGTGGTGCTGCTGCTCAGTGTGACGGCGATCTTCACAATCCGTCAGGTGCGCACCGCCCGTCGCATGCGCGAACTGGCGATGACGGACGAGCTGACCCGCATCCCGAATCGTCGTCATGTGCTGGAATACGCCCAGCAAAGCATTAGCACCTGCCAGCGTCAGGGCAAGTCGATGTCCGTGGTTATCTTTGATATTGATCACTTTAAACGCATCAACGACACCTTTGGACATGCTGTGGGTGATGAGGTGATCAAACGTGTTGCGGAGATTGGCAAAATGGCCTTGCGCAAAGGCGATATGATTGGTCGAATTGGCGGAGAAGAATTCCTGCTGATCCTGCCCTTCACTGAACCACTGCCAGCAAAGGAAGTGGCTGAACGCCTCCGCCGCGAGATCTCGCTTTATGACTTCACCGATTTAGCTCCGAACTTAACTGTGACCGTCAGTGCGGGCGTATCCTGCTACACCGCCACCGACAAACAAGGCCACATCGACAGCCTGATTCAGCAGGCCGATGAAGCTCTGTATTCCGTCAAGCAGAACGGCCGCAATGGCGTAAGCTTGCGGTTGGTGTCGTAA
- the galU gene encoding UTP--glucose-1-phosphate uridylyltransferase GalU: protein MPRVKKAIIPAAGLGTRFLPATKTVPKEMLTIVDAPIILYVVEEAVKAGIEDIILIAGRGKHAIEDFFDTSYELEDKLAKDGKEKLLERVTRIRDSANIISIRQKQAMGLGHAVLCGLPIVGKEPFAVLLGDEITMGFHGEPNVTSQLVSSFEETGTSTISVMKVEDKDVSKYGIAEIEEKSTGFFKVTSLVEKPKASETNSRWALPGRYVFDNAIMDILQNAKPTLNGEIQLTDSMKVLCAQHGLNAMTFTAQRFDAGDKLGYLQANIELALQSPELNQELKSYILSLAEKLK, encoded by the coding sequence ATGCCAAGAGTTAAAAAAGCCATTATCCCCGCTGCCGGCCTCGGAACCCGTTTCCTGCCTGCCACCAAGACTGTCCCGAAAGAAATGCTGACCATCGTGGACGCTCCAATCATTCTGTATGTGGTGGAAGAAGCCGTGAAAGCCGGGATCGAGGACATCATCCTGATCGCCGGACGTGGCAAACATGCCATCGAGGACTTCTTTGACACTTCTTACGAGTTAGAAGACAAACTGGCCAAAGACGGCAAAGAAAAACTGCTGGAGCGTGTGACCCGCATCCGTGATTCCGCGAACATCATCAGCATCCGCCAAAAACAAGCCATGGGCTTGGGCCACGCTGTGCTGTGCGGGCTTCCGATTGTGGGTAAAGAGCCGTTTGCGGTTCTTCTGGGGGATGAAATCACCATGGGCTTCCACGGGGAACCGAACGTGACTTCCCAGCTGGTCAGCTCTTTTGAGGAAACCGGGACTTCCACCATTTCGGTGATGAAGGTCGAAGACAAAGACGTCTCCAAGTACGGCATTGCCGAAATCGAGGAAAAATCCACGGGCTTCTTCAAAGTGACTTCTTTGGTGGAAAAACCCAAAGCCAGTGAAACCAACAGCCGCTGGGCTCTTCCGGGTCGTTATGTTTTTGACAATGCGATCATGGATATTCTGCAAAATGCAAAACCAACCCTGAATGGTGAAATCCAACTGACTGACAGCATGAAGGTGCTTTGTGCCCAGCACGGTCTGAACGCCATGACATTCACCGCTCAACGTTTTGATGCCGGCGACAAGCTGGGTTACCTGCAGGCCAATATCGAGCTGGCCCTGCAAAGTCCGGAGCTGAATCAGGAATTGAAGTCCTACATCCTCAGCCTGGCCGAAAAACTGAAGTAA
- a CDS encoding tetratricopeptide repeat protein, with amino-acid sequence MRLILSAALVLLSGCSLLGQRSQPDENQAVRATEISQISNAEKVLNSGSFEQSLILYKEFQGLHPQSTFVQAARLGEAQSLAGLERWQEALELYRDVAVKTRNYQPQIAAQALYRMSFAYEAQGDDLRTVSSLLDAKKLGQYLPLETAAAEIPARLAIVYGRQDREDEAVAYLNEAERGIEKVQAEKGPELPKEWLAKTYVQMGGVSTNQLGVQNFQAFVRGQKLVQIYLFRAVRLNDANWSTRAKTRLQETYRDLFTVVDSQREQRRLQSALGAELLGLMDQAELYKPLGGQKMNSHETEFFAFLADVRKKTENIVYTNDEVMGLTEESQRLNSLRRSGRVKADSLLPDEEKATIPLPPKVVPSEDPNL; translated from the coding sequence ATGAGACTGATTCTGTCGGCCGCCCTGGTTTTGCTTTCAGGTTGTTCATTGCTGGGGCAAAGAAGTCAGCCAGATGAAAATCAAGCGGTGCGCGCCACCGAGATTTCTCAGATCTCCAATGCAGAAAAAGTTTTAAACAGTGGAAGCTTCGAGCAGTCTTTGATTCTTTATAAAGAATTCCAGGGTCTGCACCCGCAGTCCACTTTCGTGCAGGCAGCCCGTCTGGGGGAGGCACAGTCTTTGGCCGGCCTTGAGCGCTGGCAAGAGGCCTTGGAGCTTTACCGTGATGTCGCTGTCAAGACCCGCAACTATCAACCCCAGATTGCCGCCCAGGCCCTGTATCGCATGTCATTTGCCTACGAGGCGCAAGGTGATGACCTGCGCACAGTTTCATCTTTATTGGATGCAAAAAAGCTGGGTCAGTATTTGCCCCTTGAAACCGCAGCAGCCGAGATTCCCGCACGCTTGGCCATCGTCTATGGCCGTCAGGATCGCGAAGACGAAGCTGTCGCTTATTTGAATGAAGCAGAACGCGGAATTGAAAAGGTTCAAGCTGAAAAAGGGCCGGAACTTCCCAAAGAGTGGCTGGCAAAAACCTATGTGCAAATGGGTGGAGTTTCGACCAATCAACTGGGCGTGCAGAACTTTCAGGCCTTCGTGCGCGGGCAGAAGCTGGTGCAGATTTACCTTTTCAGAGCCGTGCGGCTGAATGACGCCAACTGGTCCACGCGTGCAAAAACCCGCTTGCAGGAAACTTATCGGGATCTGTTCACCGTGGTGGATTCCCAGCGTGAACAGCGCCGTTTGCAGTCTGCTTTGGGTGCCGAACTTTTGGGTTTGATGGATCAGGCCGAATTATACAAACCCCTTGGCGGGCAGAAAATGAATTCTCACGAAACAGAATTCTTCGCCTTCCTGGCTGACGTGAGAAAGAAAACCGAGAATATTGTATATACGAACGACGAAGTCATGGGGCTGACCGAGGAATCCCAGCGACTGAACAGCCTGCGCAGGTCCGGTCGAGTCAAAGCCGACTCGCTCTTGCCTGATGAAGAGAAAGCCACTATACCTCTTCCTCCCAAAGTGGTTCCCTCGGAAGATCCTAATCTGTAA
- a CDS encoding energy transducer TonB: MGFNLDNDKSKSENQMSLFDYQLPNADFAPAKKSGADNTALDFDAFLLAHREPEQSKTSRFLTISATIHAAAILIVAMITVPLVEQVKTETITIEIEDVPQRLITPRGAKVPPTQGGTPVAADTPVVEKLEDAGSPGDVVVAKPKAEAKAKNVDKAPKALPVKATKSAAKPSVAAAKGGRSVAPKTAFKAVPMTIDDIEAPELDEGQLAKHAVASSMNEDFNEDFENVDRAQGAALENEKKSMEALAAALASEQDETLAALDEENKAEADQLAAQQADLRQRNSKAIASALANERAAAMAAAAREAAEREARSKKAGLGGEGNGRGMGKGAGAGNSGSPGQGTQLAGTPTGVRSLDQLRQMPGNPRPQYSREERRRGDQGAVAFYAYITKEGYPQQFKMMKSTGFRNLDAKTLAALKKWRFYPGQEGWVELPFRWDLKGGAVEDGGMLRRSVGRR, from the coding sequence ATGGGTTTTAACCTCGATAACGACAAGTCAAAGTCTGAAAATCAGATGAGTCTTTTTGACTATCAGCTGCCGAACGCTGACTTTGCCCCAGCAAAGAAGTCTGGTGCCGATAACACGGCCCTGGATTTTGATGCCTTCCTACTGGCGCACCGTGAACCCGAACAAAGCAAAACCTCTCGATTCCTGACGATCTCTGCGACTATTCACGCGGCGGCAATCCTGATTGTAGCAATGATCACCGTGCCCTTGGTGGAACAGGTTAAGACCGAAACCATCACGATCGAGATCGAAGACGTGCCCCAGCGCCTGATCACTCCGCGCGGAGCGAAAGTGCCACCAACTCAAGGAGGCACACCGGTGGCGGCGGATACTCCTGTCGTGGAAAAACTGGAAGACGCTGGCAGCCCGGGTGATGTGGTTGTCGCCAAACCCAAAGCGGAAGCCAAAGCCAAAAATGTAGACAAAGCTCCGAAAGCTTTGCCTGTGAAAGCCACCAAGTCTGCTGCAAAACCTTCCGTGGCAGCCGCCAAGGGCGGTCGCAGCGTGGCCCCGAAAACAGCTTTCAAAGCTGTTCCTATGACGATTGATGATATTGAAGCTCCGGAACTGGATGAAGGCCAACTGGCAAAACACGCCGTCGCTTCGAGCATGAACGAGGACTTCAACGAAGACTTTGAAAACGTGGACCGCGCCCAAGGTGCGGCTTTGGAAAACGAAAAGAAGTCGATGGAGGCTCTGGCGGCCGCATTGGCTTCTGAACAAGACGAAACCCTGGCTGCTTTGGATGAAGAAAACAAAGCTGAAGCTGACCAGCTGGCAGCCCAGCAAGCAGACCTGCGCCAAAGAAACTCCAAGGCGATTGCTTCTGCACTGGCCAATGAACGTGCTGCCGCGATGGCGGCGGCCGCTCGTGAAGCGGCCGAGCGTGAAGCTCGCAGCAAAAAAGCCGGCCTTGGTGGCGAAGGCAATGGCCGAGGCATGGGTAAAGGTGCCGGCGCCGGAAACAGTGGTTCTCCAGGTCAGGGCACACAATTGGCTGGAACTCCCACCGGCGTTCGCAGCCTGGATCAGCTTCGTCAAATGCCAGGCAACCCGCGCCCGCAGTATTCTCGCGAAGAACGTCGTCGCGGTGATCAAGGGGCTGTCGCCTTTTACGCCTACATCACTAAAGAGGGTTACCCTCAACAGTTTAAAATGATGAAGTCGACTGGCTTCCGTAATCTGGATGCGAAAACCCTGGCCGCGCTGAAAAAATGGCGCTTCTATCCAGGTCAGGAAGGCTGGGTGGAGCTGCCATTCCGCTGGGACCTTAAAGGCGGGGCCGTGGAAGATGGCGGGATGTTGCGACGCAGCGTGGGCCGAAGATAA
- a CDS encoding PorV/PorQ family protein has protein sequence MNAAHAQVYNSSASAATGRTGRATVEPGDVSFMNPGTMVHLKGRHFFSSFAENQFAVSLSDNTKDSAMPAAFAFVKKTSELSLGKLEESDMTLTLAEFATEKWAMGITGHYREQKLPTTSYRQTNADIGFIYTPRPHIGLALVGYNLFGENTDAPEDLRRKTSAGAGFNFIHNRMVRVRVDATTESEVMGGLETYVNKFLVSRLGYYNDTNDNRELLTAGLGFNGPRFALNYAYEGNPKESGDYRHSVDLGIPF, from the coding sequence GTGAACGCGGCTCATGCCCAAGTTTATAATTCCTCTGCTTCCGCAGCCACGGGCCGAACTGGACGTGCGACGGTGGAGCCTGGCGATGTGTCCTTCATGAATCCGGGTACTATGGTGCACTTAAAAGGCCGTCATTTCTTTTCTTCATTCGCAGAAAATCAGTTCGCCGTCAGTTTGAGCGATAACACAAAGGACAGTGCGATGCCGGCGGCTTTTGCGTTTGTGAAAAAGACGTCGGAGCTTTCTTTGGGGAAGCTTGAAGAAAGTGATATGACTTTGACGCTGGCAGAGTTCGCGACAGAAAAGTGGGCGATGGGTATCACCGGTCACTATCGTGAGCAAAAGCTGCCGACCACCTCGTATCGGCAGACCAATGCGGATATCGGATTTATCTACACACCTCGTCCGCACATCGGGTTGGCACTGGTCGGTTACAATCTGTTCGGAGAGAACACAGACGCCCCGGAAGACCTTCGTCGCAAAACCTCGGCTGGGGCGGGATTCAATTTTATCCACAACCGAATGGTTCGAGTTCGTGTGGATGCCACCACCGAATCCGAAGTCATGGGGGGGCTGGAAACCTATGTGAATAAATTTTTGGTCAGCCGCCTGGGGTACTATAACGACACCAACGACAATAGGGAGCTTCTGACGGCTGGATTGGGCTTTAATGGCCCTAGATTCGCTTTGAACTATGCCTATGAAGGAAATCCCAAGGAGTCTGGGGACTACAGGCATTCAGTTGACTTGGGGATTCCGTTTTGA
- a CDS encoding ArsA family ATPase yields MLCVMPINQRSATLLEPMKQEIHFVTGKGGVGKSVLAAALALKKSQEGKNTLLVELGDQSFFKDFFGLPQVGFQPVTIRPLLSVALWTGEACLQEYARHFIKVESLAKLFFENAVMKAFINVAPALPELAILGKVTSGPRKHGPPLPFDCIVVDAFATGHFIALLEAPKGMAEAVQFGPMGEQSRSIDAHIRNPEICKYHVVTLPEELPLKEASELVARLKNEFGVTAELIMNKMIEAPVSEKTLQEVQAENSDLSKFAEYLDGHIRRQNQMWAQAQELSPQVIRVPLYFESSAWALVEKTTEVLK; encoded by the coding sequence ATGCTATGCGTAATGCCTATAAATCAGAGGTCAGCCACACTCTTAGAACCTATGAAGCAAGAGATTCACTTTGTGACCGGAAAAGGGGGCGTGGGAAAGTCGGTTTTAGCCGCGGCCCTAGCGCTTAAAAAGAGCCAAGAGGGTAAAAACACCCTCCTTGTAGAGCTTGGAGATCAGAGTTTCTTTAAGGATTTCTTTGGTTTACCCCAAGTTGGGTTCCAACCAGTTACAATCAGGCCTCTGCTTTCTGTTGCTCTTTGGACCGGCGAGGCCTGTTTGCAGGAATACGCCCGCCATTTCATCAAAGTGGAGAGCCTGGCGAAGCTCTTCTTTGAAAATGCAGTGATGAAAGCCTTTATCAACGTGGCCCCGGCACTGCCGGAACTTGCGATCCTGGGAAAGGTCACCAGTGGTCCCCGCAAGCACGGCCCACCTCTGCCGTTTGATTGCATCGTGGTGGATGCCTTCGCCACGGGTCACTTCATTGCTTTGCTTGAAGCCCCAAAGGGCATGGCCGAGGCTGTGCAGTTCGGGCCAATGGGTGAACAAAGCCGCAGCATCGACGCCCACATTCGTAATCCTGAAATCTGTAAATACCATGTGGTCACTTTGCCGGAAGAACTTCCGCTGAAAGAAGCCTCTGAGCTGGTCGCGCGACTGAAAAATGAATTCGGTGTCACCGCCGAGCTTATCATGAACAAGATGATTGAGGCCCCGGTGTCGGAAAAAACTTTGCAGGAAGTGCAGGCTGAAAATTCGGATCTGTCGAAATTTGCCGAGTATCTGGACGGCCACATCCGGCGACAGAATCAGATGTGGGCGCAGGCCCAGGAGCTGAGCCCGCAGGTCATCCGCGTGCCTTTGTATTTCGAATCCAGTGCCTGGGCTCTGGTGGAAAAAACGACGGAGGTGTTGAAATGA
- a CDS encoding ArsA family ATPase yields MSLFKDTKVLVCVGSGGVGKTTIAASLAVLAAKEGKRVLVLTIDPAKRLAQTLGIEGTKDITKVPGQNFKGELYASVIDHKKTFDDFVARAAKKTESAQKIFNNSLYKQLSTNLSGSQEFTALEKLYSCYESGQFDLIVLDTPPTKHAIDFLNAPQKLSALFNEGVAKWFRDPEGKKGGFFGHLLQTGTRQVLKILESLTGSNFIRELGDFFVNIEQWQGKLQARTIDVHRMLVSPTTQFCLVTAFDQAKLKEAEYFSREIKKGGYHLGTVVLNRVFPYWLDLRSAQDLGKGHEDLVKLYSQMRSYYNQRDQLYQQFESGMKSQARVFRIPDLVKDISDLGGLEELSALIVEGEKKA; encoded by the coding sequence ATGAGCCTGTTTAAGGACACCAAAGTTCTGGTCTGTGTCGGAAGTGGCGGCGTGGGTAAAACCACGATTGCGGCTTCGTTGGCCGTGCTGGCGGCCAAGGAAGGCAAACGCGTGTTGGTGCTGACCATCGATCCGGCGAAACGCCTGGCACAAACTCTGGGAATTGAAGGCACCAAGGACATCACAAAAGTGCCAGGACAGAATTTCAAGGGTGAACTTTATGCTTCTGTGATTGATCACAAAAAAACCTTTGATGATTTTGTGGCCCGTGCGGCGAAGAAAACGGAGTCAGCCCAGAAGATCTTCAACAACAGTCTGTACAAGCAGCTTTCCACAAACCTCAGTGGCTCGCAGGAATTCACGGCGCTGGAAAAACTCTATTCCTGTTACGAATCCGGCCAGTTTGATCTGATCGTTCTGGACACTCCGCCGACGAAGCATGCGATTGATTTCCTGAATGCCCCGCAAAAGCTTTCCGCCCTTTTCAATGAGGGCGTGGCGAAGTGGTTCCGTGATCCTGAGGGAAAAAAAGGCGGCTTCTTCGGTCACTTGTTGCAGACCGGAACCCGTCAGGTGTTAAAAATTCTGGAATCCCTGACCGGCTCGAATTTTATTCGGGAACTGGGTGATTTCTTTGTCAACATCGAGCAGTGGCAGGGGAAGCTGCAGGCCCGCACCATTGATGTGCATCGTATGCTGGTGTCACCGACGACACAATTTTGTCTGGTGACGGCTTTTGATCAGGCCAAACTGAAAGAGGCTGAATACTTCTCCCGTGAGATTAAAAAAGGCGGTTATCATCTGGGCACGGTGGTTTTAAACCGTGTCTTCCCGTACTGGCTGGACCTCCGTTCGGCTCAGGACCTTGGAAAAGGCCATGAAGACCTTGTGAAGTTGTATTCTCAGATGAGGTCCTACTACAATCAGAGGGATCAACTGTATCAGCAGTTTGAGTCGGGCATGAAGAGTCAGGCCCGGGTCTTCCGCATCCCCGATCTGGTGAAAGATATTTCCGATTTGGGAGGACTTGAAGAACTCAGCGCCCTGATTGTCGAAGGAGAAAAGAAAGCATGA